The sequence below is a genomic window from Halosolutus gelatinilyticus.
AGTAGTCGCCGAGGTAGGCGCGCTGTAACGCGTCGAACTGGCGGTCTGCGAGGTCGTCTTCGAGTCGCGTCGCGAACTCCTGGTGGGTTTCGTCGCCGCGGTCGCGCTGCCGGAACGAGATCACGTCGGTTCCGTCGCACCGCTCCTCGACGGCTTCGACGATCGATCGAACGTCGGCCGAGCGAGGGATCTCGAGCGTGAGCCGGGCCCGGCCGTTCTCGCTTTCGATCGCGCGAATTCGGACGCTACGTTCGGGCCGGGTCCGCCGCCCGCGTCAACAGTCCCCGTGTCCCTACACAGGAAGGCGAGCGTAAGAATCGTTGCGCCGGTCGAGACGGTTCGCGGGCGCGGCACCTACCCTAGAATGTTATTATCTGTCGTGGTGCACGATACCGTATGTCTGCTTTCCGATCCCCATTCGAGCGGCTCCGAGCGAAGTTCGACGAGTCGAACGATCGCTGCGGCGAGTGTGGCGCCGTCTGCGACGAGGGAGGCTGGCGCGTTACCGCCGCGGGAAGCCGCGTCCGGTACCAGTTCGTCTGCCCAACCTGTCACGCCGTCGAAATCAAAGAACTGCGCCTCGAGTGAGCGCTCCCGAGACGGCCGCTGCCGGTAGGCCGTTCGACCCGCGAGAACCGTCGGGATCGGCTCCACCACGCAGACGTGAGTCGAATCGCGGAATCATTCTGACCGCCCGCCGCGGCGCTCGTCGCACGACTCCGACGAGCGACTGGATACCGGCCGGGTGACTCGATCGCGGCGGGCGACGCCCCTCGAGCGCCGAGCGGGGCTGCCGGCGGGATCGTCCGGCCCGAATTCCGCGCACCCGACGACCACACCGCGTCGTGCGATTCGCTCACGGGGCAAAAATAACAACTATTAAGTAGCTAATTTTAAGTACAAACATAATAAATATCTCGAAGGTCCTTGTGGGACGGTAGCGGAAGTCGGAAGGTCGTCGCTTCGATCGACGGTTGGACCCACGAGGCACCCGGGTATCGAGACGAGCCCGTCCGACTCCGTCGAACGGAGATCGAGGGCTCCGGAACGACTCGACCGATCGACCATCCGATACATGCCAGAAGACACGACAAACGCGAATCAGCGGACGAACCATCAGGAGAACAGGGCGACGAACGGACAGGAGAATCGGACGACGAACCGTCAGGCAGCCGAATCGGACGGCGCGGAGCGGGCGCTCTCCCGTCGAAATTACTGCAAGGTGCTCGGCGCCGGAGCCACGGCGGCGATAGTCGGGGCGACCCCCGGGACGGCCGATTCTCACGATCACGGTCACGACGCAGTGCTGGATCTCGTTCCGACGTCCGAGGCCACCCACACCGCGACGGCCGACGGATCGTGGCGCGACGCCGCCGTCTGGGCGGGCGGCTCGTCGCCGGGCAACGGCGCTCGCGTGCGCGTCGACTCCGGCGTGACGGTCACGCTCGACCACGAGGACGCCGCGCGGCTCGAGTGGATCCGCGTCGACGGTACGCTCGCGTTCGCGACCGACGTCGACACGCGGCTTCAGGTCGACACGCTCGTCACCGCGCCGGGGAGCAGCCTCGAGATCGGCACGGCATCGTCGCCGGTCCGATCGGACGCGACCGCCGAAATCGAGTTCGTCGACCGCGGCCCGATCGACGAATCGTGGGACCCCACACGCCTGAGCCGCGGCCTGTTGGCCGCGGGCGAGGTCGAACTCGTCGGCGCGGAGAAGACGCCCCACACGACGCTCGCGTCCCACCCGTCGCCCGGCGACGGGACGCTCGAACTCGAGTCGACGCCGACGAACTGGCGGGCGGGCGACGCGCTGGTCGTGCCCGGCGTCTCCCACCGGGAGAACCAGGACGAGGAGGTGACGATCGCGAGCGTGAGCGGCGGCACCGTCCACCTTCAGGAATCGCTCGAGTACGATCACAGCCCGCCCGCGGCGGATCTCGACTCGTACGCGTTGAACCTCGATCGGAACGTTCGGCTCCGCTCCGAGAGCACGGACGTCGACCGGCGCGGGCACGTCATGGCCATGTCGACCGGAACCGCGTTCGAGTACGTCGGCTTCTACGAACTGGGACGGACCGACAAGCGCATCCCGCTCTCGGATCCGCTCTACAAGGAGTCGGAGATCAGAAACGACGGGGTGTTCGACCTGGCGGAAAACGACAATCGCAAGGCGCGGTACCCGCTTCACTTCCACCGGACGGGCGCCCGCCGGGACCTCGAGCCCCACGAGGTGACCGGCTGCGTGGTCGCCCCGCACACGGACGCGGCCGGGTGGAAGGGCAGTCCGGGCTGGGGGTTCACCAACCACGGCTCGTACGCGAACGTTCGAGACTGCGTCAGCTACAGGGTCTTCGGAACGCACTTCATGACGGAGACCGGCGTCGAAATCGGCGTCTTCCGGAACAACTTCGCGCTGCGATCGGCGGGGAGCGGCGAGGACCCTGACTGGCGGGAGTTCATCGCCTGGGCCGACCACGCGAACCGGCCGCTCATCGACGACTACGGTCACGGCGGCCACGGCTTCTGGCTGCACGGCCCCCTCGTCTCCGTCGAGGATAACGTCGCCGCCGGCCACCGCAACTTCGCCTACGCCTACTGGACCCGCGCACTCGGCGACTACGTTCCCGACGAGGTGTCCGACCCGGCCGTCCCGCCGTCGGAACTCGACCGACCGGTGGAGGAGGCGGACGTCGGTCGGCACAGGGGGAAGATTCCCAACGTCCCCGCCGAATACGGGGACGACAAGCCGTCCGAGACGCACAACGTTGCCCCCGGCTCGCCGGGTCCGAACGTCGCGGCGTTCGCTCACACGACGCACGACGCCGGCGCCGCCACTTTCGTGGACGCGGGGAGCATCCCGATCCGGAACGTCGACAACGTGGCGTTCGCCTCGGGCGCCGGCATGGACGTCATGAACCACCTGCGCGGGGTCGAGGGGCCTTCGGACACCGTCCACGGGAACGACGACTACTACGGCCTGGTGAAGAACTTCACGGCGTACGCCATTGGCGGCCGCGACGGCGAGTCCGACCTTCCGGCGTTCGAGATGCGCCACGGCGACGACGTCAACTTCGAGTTCCCCCGAGGCGTCAACATCGGCATCTCCATGCGGTACGCGAATCACCTCAAAATCGAGAACGCCCGCCTGATCGGCACCGGCGAGGGCGCCGGCATCGTCCACAACATGCGGGCGCGAGGGCTGTGCGTCGAGGACGCGACGATCGAGAACTGGAACGACGGCATCGGCGCACTGA
It includes:
- a CDS encoding HVO_0649 family zinc finger protein; the protein is MSAFRSPFERLRAKFDESNDRCGECGAVCDEGGWRVTAAGSRVRYQFVCPTCHAVEIKELRLE
- a CDS encoding G8 domain-containing protein encodes the protein MPEDTTNANQRTNHQENRATNGQENRTTNRQAAESDGAERALSRRNYCKVLGAGATAAIVGATPGTADSHDHGHDAVLDLVPTSEATHTATADGSWRDAAVWAGGSSPGNGARVRVDSGVTVTLDHEDAARLEWIRVDGTLAFATDVDTRLQVDTLVTAPGSSLEIGTASSPVRSDATAEIEFVDRGPIDESWDPTRLSRGLLAAGEVELVGAEKTPHTTLASHPSPGDGTLELESTPTNWRAGDALVVPGVSHRENQDEEVTIASVSGGTVHLQESLEYDHSPPAADLDSYALNLDRNVRLRSESTDVDRRGHVMAMSTGTAFEYVGFYELGRTDKRIPLSDPLYKESEIRNDGVFDLAENDNRKARYPLHFHRTGARRDLEPHEVTGCVVAPHTDAAGWKGSPGWGFTNHGSYANVRDCVSYRVFGTHFMTETGVEIGVFRNNFALRSAGSGEDPDWREFIAWADHANRPLIDDYGHGGHGFWLHGPLVSVEDNVAAGHRNFAYAYWTRALGDYVPDEVSDPAVPPSELDRPVEEADVGRHRGKIPNVPAEYGDDKPSETHNVAPGSPGPNVAAFAHTTHDAGAATFVDAGSIPIRNVDNVAFASGAGMDVMNHLRGVEGPSDTVHGNDDYYGLVKNFTAYAIGGRDGESDLPAFEMRHGDDVNFEFPRGVNIGISMRYANHLKIENARLIGTGEGAGIVHNMRARGLCVEDATIENWNDGIGALTDGIAEIRNPTFEDVTNAEINIRGEQILAGEPTTHLRDVALDDEIYLDATDDVHTDWEWEITLDGGDVYYDAVAPGHAEDDPRLVGGKIVGGSDDGDDGNDGDDGNDGGDSTYSGSAGDGWSATATDEGDSSTWRFEPNNAADWADIQFAEPGTNSWVGYRMDPAGSIHEHVRDASGDGSSIDVRFVWDDGAGGQYVSARVTHSY